One segment of Pyricularia oryzae 70-15 chromosome 3, whole genome shotgun sequence DNA contains the following:
- a CDS encoding NAD(P) transhydrogenase, which translates to MLWTVVRPAALAHGHGPGLSGLPALSVILDGASSASPVTHRAQRRQWHNTLSNKQHRATASRHSLALVAVPKRQQPIRHATVLPTVPALPATGVIKVNSAYSTKVVPPTTPYTELTVGVPKETYPNERRVALTPQNVALLKKKGFKRVLVERGAGAQADFPDEEYERAGAELVDAGTVWATSDILMKVRGPSLTEAEGMKTGQTIISFLQPAQNKDLVQKLSEKKATSFAMEMIPRISRAQVFDALSSMANIAGYKAVLEASNNFGRFLTGQVTAAGKIPPCKVLVVGAGVAGLSAIATARRMGAIVRGFDTRPATREQVQSLGAEFIEVDVQEDGSGAGGYAKEMSKEFQEAQLRLFANQAREVDIIITTALIPGKPAPKLITKAMLETMKPGSVVVDLAAEAGGNCEKTVPGELVTYKDVKIIGYTDLPSRLPTQSSTLYSNNITKLLLSMAPVEKEFGIDLSDEVVRGAIVTQKGEVLPPAPRPAPPPAPAAKPVTKEAEVVALTPFQKQSREVATVAGGMGAALALGKLTGPAFMGNMFTFGLASLIGYRAVWNVAPALHSPLMSVTNAISGMVGIGGLFVLGGGFFPHTIPQAFGALSVLLAFVNVSGGFVITKRMLDMFKRPTDPPEYPWLYGIPAVLFGGGFLAAASTGAAGLVQAGYLVSSVLCISSISSLASQATARMGNSLGILGVGSGVLASLLAVGFSPEVLTQFVGLAAMGGLAGFMIGKRITPTDLPQTVAALHSVVGLAAVLTSIGSVMADVHDISTLHLVTAYLGVLIGGITFTGSIVAFAKLAGKMSSKPILLPGRHLINAGMLSTNLATMGAFVTMAPGAPMVAAGALAANTVLSFIQGFTTTSAIGGADMPVVITVLNAYSGFALVAEGFMLDNSLLTTVGALIGVSGSILSYIMCVAMNRSLTNVLFGGISAPQQTDYKMEGSITQTNVEDTAEALVNAENVIIVVGYGMAVAKAQYAISEFTQFLRGKGINVRFAIHPVAGRMPGQCNVLLAEASVPYDIVLEMDEINDDFSETDVTLVIGANDTVNPIALEPGSPIAGMPVLHAWKSKTVIVMKRGLASGYADVPNPMFYMPGTRMLFGDAKTTCDAIKAALEARQ; encoded by the exons ATGTTGTGGACAGTCGTTCGACCGGCCGCTCTGGCCCATGGCCATGGTCCTGGCTTGTCGGGTCTGCCCGCACTCTCCGTAATCTTGG ACGGTGCGTCGTCAGCATCACCCGTCACCCACCGCGCGCAGCGACGCCAATGGCATAACACGCTGAGCAACAAGCAGCACCGGGCCACTGCTTCTCGCCATTCGCTGGCCCTCGTGGCCGTCCCAAAGAGGCAACAGCCCATTCGACACGCTACAGTCCTTCCCACCGTTCCGGCGCTCCCAGCCACGGGCGTCATCAAGGTCAATTCGGCATACTCTACTAAGGTCGTGCCGCCTACGACGCCCTACACCGAACTCACCGTTGGCGTTCCCAAGGAGACTTACCCCAACGAGCGGCGCGTGGCCCTGACGCCGCAGAACGTCGCCTTgctcaagaagaagggcTTCAAGCGCGTCCTTGTCGAGCGCGGTGCGGGCGCCCAGGCCGACTTTCCCGATGAGGAGTACGAGAGGGCGGGCGCCGAGCTGGTGGACGCCGGCACCGTTTGGGCTACTTCCGACATTCTGATGAAAGTCCGCGGTCCGAGTCTCACCGAGGCCGAGGGCATGAAGACGGGCCAGACAATCATCTCGTTCCTTCAGCCGGCGCAGAATAAGGATCTGGTGCAGAAGCTCTCCGAGAAGAAGGCGACATCTTTCGCCATGGAGATGATTCCGCGTATCTCTCGCGCCCAGGTGTTTGATGCACTCAGTTCCATGGCCAACATTGCCGGTTACAAGGCCGTGCTGGAAGCATCCAACAACTTTGGCCGCTTCCTGACAGGTCAGGTCACGGCTGCTGGAAAGATCCCGCCGTGCAAGGTCTTGGTCGTTGGCGCTGGTGTGGCTGGTCTGAGTGCCATTGCAACCGCGAGGCGCATGGGTGCCATCGTCAGAGGTTTTGATACGCGCCCTGCCACTCGTGAGCAAGTTCAGTCTCTTGGTGCCGAATTTATTGAGGTCGATGTTCAAGAAGACGGCTCTGGAGCCGGCGGCTATGCCAAGGAAATGTCAAAGGAGTTCCAGGAAGCACAGCTGCGTCTCTTTGCCAACCAAGCCCGCGAGGTCGACATCATCATTACGACTGCCCTGATTCCTGGAAAGCCTGCCCCCAAGCTGATCACCAAGGCTATGCTCGAGACCATGAAGCCCGGCTCAGTTGTCGTTGATCTGGCTGCCGAGGCCGGTGGAAACTGCGAAAAGACGGTGCCCGGAGAGTTGGTAACTTACAAGGACGTCAAAATCATCGGCTACACTGATCTTCCTTCTCGCCTACCCACGCAGTCATCTACGCTATACTCGAACAATATCACCAAGCTGCTGCTTTCCATGGCTCCCGTCGAGAAGGAGTTTGGAATTGATCTGTCAGACGAGGTTGTCCGTGGTGCCATCGTGACGCAGAAGGGAGAGGTTCTCCCTCCCGCTCCCCGGCCTGCTCCACCTCCTGCTCCGGCAGCCAAGCCAGTCACCAAAGAAGCCGAGGTGGTCGCCCTAACCCCTTTCCAAAAGCAGTCACGAGAGGTCGCTACTGTCGCTGGAGGTATGGGTGCTGCTCTGGCTCTCGGCAAGCTGACCGGGCCAGCCTTCATGGGCAACATGTTCACCTTTGGTCTCGCCAGTTTGATTGGTTACCGTGCTGTATGGAACGTCGCCCCTGCTCTGCACAGTCCCTTGATGAGTGTCACCAACGCCATCTCGGGCATGGTCGGTATTGGAGGTCTCTTTGTCTTGGGCGGAGGCTTCTTCCCCCATACCATCCCACAAGCCTTCGGTGCTCTGTCAGTTTTGCTGGCGTTCGTCAACGTCTCTGGCGGTTTCGTCATCACAAAGCGCATGCTCGACATGTTCAAGCGTCCTACTGATCCTCCAGAGTACCCATGGCTGTACGGAATCCCCGCTGTTCTTTTCGGTGGTGGGTTCCTTGCTGCAGCTTCCACAGGCGCCGCTGGTCTTGTGCAGGCTGGATATCTGGTTTCTTCTGTTCTTTGCATCAGCTCCATCTCCAGTCTTGCTTCGCAGGCCACCGCCCGCATGGGTAACTCCCTGGGCATACTCGGTGTTGGATCCGGAGTTCTTGCATCGCTGCTTGCTGTTGGCTTCTCCCCCGAGGTCCTGACGCAGTTTGTTGGACTCGCGGCCATGGGTGGATTGGCTGGATTCATGATCGGAAAACGCATCACCCCGACTGATCTTCCGCAGACTGTGGCTGCTCTGCACTCGGTTGTCGGTCTCGCTGCTGTCTTGACCAGCATCGGCAGTGTCATGGCTGATGTACATGACATTTCCACACTGCACCTTGTAACAGCGTACCTGGGCGTCCTGATTG GTGGTATCACATTCACCGGCTCCATTGTCGCTTTTGCCAAGCTCGCCGGCAAGATGTCTTCCAAGCCCATCCTACTTCCAGGCCGTCACCTTATCAACGCCGGCATGCTGAGCACGAACTTGGCAACAATGGGGGCCTTCGTGACCATGGCACCGGGTGCACCTATGGTTGCCGCAGGTGCACTAGCCGCCAACACGGTTCTGTCATTCATCCAAGGCTTCACTACGACGTCTGCGATCGGTGGCGCAGATATGCCTGTTGTGATTACTGTGCTGAACGCTTACAGTGGCTTCGCTCTTGTGGCGGAGGGTTTCATGTTGGACAACTCGCTCTTGACGACAGTTGGCGCCCTCATAGGAGTGTCCGGCTCCATTCTATCATACATT ATGTGCGTGGCAATGAACCGGTCTCTGACGAACGTCCTCTTCGGCGGTATATCGGCACCTCAGCAAACAGACTACAAGATGGAAGGCTCCATAACGCAAACCAACGTCGAAGACACGGCCGAGGCGCTCGTCAACGCCGAAAACGTCATCATCGTTGTGGGCTACGGCATGGCGGTCGCCAAGGCGCAGTACGCCATCTCCGAGTTCACGCAGTTCCTGCGCGGCAAGGGCATCAACGTCCGCTTCGCCATCCACCCGGTCGCCGGCCGCATGCCGGGTCAGTGCAACGtgctgctggccgaggcCAGCGTCCCCTACGACATCGTGCTGGAGATGGACGAGATCAACGACGACTTCTCCGAGACGGACGTGACGCTCGTCATCGGCGCCAACGACACGGTCAACCCCATTGCGCTCGAGCCGGGCAGCCCCATTGCTGGAATGCCGGTGCTGCACGCGTGGAAGAGCAAGACGGTCATTGTGATGAAGAGAGGTCTCGCGAGCGGCTACGCCGACGTGCCGAACCCCATGTTCTACATGCCCGGCACGAGGATGCTGTTTGGCGACGCAAAGACGACTTGCGATG CTATCAAAGCAGCCCTCGAGGCTCGCCAGTAG